A window of Mucilaginibacter sp. PAMC 26640 contains these coding sequences:
- a CDS encoding L-sorbosone dehydrogenase, with translation MKTNLTYLALVATALSACSQNQPKADLSKQDSTLTTAKQTVDLPAPFETKSARNYSKVIGWPAGKTPVAPAGFSVTLFADSLANPRNIYIAPNGDILISEANTEMKGVKKIGAKIIGAAGSQNLGKSANRITLLRDADGDGKPDLKTVFLTGQNQPYGMLIIGNSFYVANTDGLWKYDYKTGQTKIDGVGKMILALPAGGYNNHWTRNILANADGTKIFISVGSGTNIAEKGLEVEKRRADILEINPDGSGERIYASGLRNPVGIALQPGTDLLYTVVNERDELGDELVPDYLTSVKEGGFYGWPWAYFGQHEDPRLKVKRPDMVKKTITPDFALGAHTASLGLAFYDGKKFPAKYNGGAFIGQHGSWNRSTLSGYKVTFLPFSNNKAGAQMEDFLTGFMADSAKQEVYGRPVGVTVNKDGALLVADDASNRIWRVAAR, from the coding sequence ATGAAAACTAACTTAACATACCTGGCATTAGTAGCGACGGCCCTATCGGCTTGCTCCCAAAACCAGCCCAAAGCCGACCTGAGCAAACAGGACAGCACACTTACAACGGCCAAACAAACTGTTGACCTTCCCGCTCCATTTGAAACAAAATCTGCACGTAATTATAGCAAAGTAATAGGCTGGCCCGCAGGTAAAACGCCCGTTGCACCAGCGGGTTTTAGCGTAACACTGTTTGCAGACAGCCTCGCCAATCCGCGAAATATCTATATCGCTCCTAATGGTGATATTTTGATTTCGGAAGCTAATACGGAAATGAAGGGCGTCAAAAAAATAGGTGCCAAAATCATTGGTGCGGCTGGTTCGCAAAATCTAGGCAAAAGCGCCAACCGCATTACATTGCTGCGCGATGCTGACGGAGACGGCAAGCCAGATCTGAAAACTGTTTTTCTTACCGGGCAAAACCAACCCTACGGGATGCTGATCATCGGCAATTCGTTTTACGTGGCGAATACCGACGGACTTTGGAAATATGATTATAAAACCGGCCAAACCAAAATTGACGGCGTGGGCAAAATGATTTTAGCCTTGCCCGCAGGCGGCTATAATAACCATTGGACCCGTAATATTTTGGCAAATGCCGATGGAACCAAAATTTTCATATCAGTAGGCTCCGGCACCAATATAGCAGAAAAGGGCCTGGAAGTAGAAAAGCGACGTGCAGATATTCTAGAGATCAACCCAGATGGCAGCGGCGAACGGATCTATGCAAGCGGCCTGCGCAACCCGGTTGGTATTGCCCTGCAGCCGGGCACAGATCTATTGTACACTGTAGTTAACGAGCGGGATGAGCTGGGTGATGAACTGGTTCCGGATTACCTGACCAGCGTTAAAGAGGGTGGTTTTTATGGCTGGCCATGGGCTTATTTCGGCCAGCATGAGGATCCCCGCCTTAAAGTAAAACGGCCGGATATGGTAAAGAAAACCATCACCCCGGATTTTGCCCTGGGTGCGCATACCGCATCATTGGGACTGGCTTTTTACGATGGCAAAAAATTCCCGGCCAAATACAATGGCGGCGCATTTATAGGCCAGCACGGCTCATGGAACCGATCTACATTATCCGGATACAAGGTTACGTTTTTGCCTTTCAGCAATAACAAAGCAGGTGCCCAAATGGAAGATTTCTTGACTGGTTTTATGGCCGATTCGGCTAAGCAGGAAGTTTATGGCCGACCGGTAGGCGTCACCGTTAATAAAGATGGTGCCTTGTTGGTAGCTGATGATGCCAGTAACCGCATCTGGCGGGTAGCAGCGAGATAA
- a CDS encoding NADPH-dependent FMN reductase — translation MVTIISGTNRPNSATYKLSKYYQKRLAEKGLETTLLSLSELPGCIIETDLYGKRSPEFTKIQQLIDDTDKFLFLLPEYNGSFPGVLKVFIDACSFPQSFYEKKAALVGLSTGKYGNIRGVDHFTGICNYVHLHVMPLKIHIGGINKEFDENGNLFVADTLKFTDEQMDKFIKF, via the coding sequence ATGGTAACCATAATATCCGGCACAAACCGCCCAAACAGCGCTACTTATAAATTAAGTAAATATTACCAGAAAAGGCTCGCTGAGAAAGGCCTGGAGACCACCCTCCTGTCGCTTTCCGAATTACCGGGATGCATTATAGAAACCGACCTGTACGGTAAACGCAGTCCGGAATTTACAAAGATTCAGCAGTTGATCGATGATACCGATAAATTCCTTTTTTTGCTTCCGGAATATAACGGAAGCTTCCCCGGCGTATTAAAGGTATTTATTGATGCCTGCAGCTTTCCGCAAAGTTTTTACGAAAAGAAGGCTGCACTGGTCGGGCTATCCACCGGTAAATACGGTAATATTAGAGGTGTGGACCATTTTACCGGCATCTGCAATTATGTTCACCTCCATGTTATGCCGCTCAAAATACATATTGGGGGTATTAATAAAGAGTTTGACGAGAACGGCAACCTGTTTGTAGCCGATACACTTAAGTTTACCGATGAGCAGATGGATAAATTTATAAAATTCTAA
- a CDS encoding chromosome partitioning protein ParA: MSKIIALANQKGGVGKTTSSINLAASLAVLEYRTLLVDADPQANSTSGIGFDPRNIKNSIYECIINDVDVREAIQKTDTPNLDLLPAHIDLVGAEIEMINLPNREYKMKAVLDGVRDDYDFIIIDCSPSLGLITINSLTAADSVIIPVQCEYFALEGLGKLLNTIKIVQTRLNTRLEIEGILLTMYDVRLRLSNQVVDEVKTHFEDMVFETIIQRNTRLSEAPSFGISVIMHDANCKGAVNYLNLAREIIRNNGLVKDEELATTETA, encoded by the coding sequence ATGAGTAAAATTATTGCTTTAGCCAATCAAAAAGGCGGCGTTGGGAAAACTACATCATCTATTAACCTGGCAGCAAGTTTAGCTGTGCTGGAGTACAGAACCTTATTGGTTGATGCTGATCCGCAGGCAAATTCTACATCAGGGATCGGTTTTGATCCACGCAATATAAAGAACAGCATTTACGAGTGTATCATTAACGATGTTGATGTTCGAGAAGCAATTCAAAAAACCGATACGCCTAATCTGGACCTTTTGCCTGCTCATATCGATTTGGTAGGTGCCGAGATAGAGATGATAAACCTGCCCAACCGAGAATACAAGATGAAAGCGGTTCTGGATGGAGTAAGAGATGATTACGATTTCATCATTATCGATTGTTCACCATCGCTGGGCTTGATCACCATAAACTCGCTTACCGCAGCAGACTCGGTTATTATACCCGTACAGTGCGAATACTTCGCGTTAGAAGGCCTTGGCAAACTTTTAAATACCATTAAAATTGTTCAAACCCGTTTGAATACCCGGCTGGAGATAGAAGGTATATTGCTAACCATGTACGATGTGCGCCTTCGCTTATCAAACCAGGTGGTTGACGAAGTTAAAACGCATTTCGAGGATATGGTTTTTGAAACCATTATACAGCGTAATACCCGCTTAAGCGAGGCCCCTAGCTTTGGGATCTCCGTGATTATGCACGATGCCAATTGCAAAGGTGCGGTTAACTACCTCAACCTTGCGCGCGAAATTATCCGCAATAACGGCCTGGTAAAAGATGAAGAACTGGCCACTACAGAAACCGCTTAA
- a CDS encoding chromosome partitioning protein ParB has translation MSSEKRNALGKGLSALLNDSPSVNQNKNSGPSGSVTETNSLGAIGEVKISEIEVNPFQPRSEFDEQALADLSASIKLQGLIQPITVRRINSHSFQLISGERRLRASKLAGLTQIPAYIRSANDQQMLEMALIENIQREDLNAIEVALSFQRMIDELKLKQEELGDRVSKNRSTVTNYLRLLKLPPTIQLSLRDGEISMGHAKALLAVDNPATQIYIHQQILKQGLSVRKVEEMVREMASAPDKREGKQPEQLTFQMQKIQDDLASKFSTKVKLKVNTQGNGSIEIPFLSDDDLGRILEMLDW, from the coding sequence ATGAGTTCAGAAAAGAGAAACGCCCTGGGCAAAGGCTTAAGCGCACTGTTAAACGATTCGCCAAGTGTTAACCAAAATAAAAACAGCGGGCCATCTGGCTCTGTTACCGAAACCAACAGCCTTGGAGCGATAGGAGAGGTTAAAATAAGTGAAATAGAGGTAAACCCATTTCAGCCAAGGTCGGAGTTTGATGAGCAGGCACTTGCCGATCTCAGCGCATCCATCAAATTACAGGGGCTTATACAGCCCATTACCGTTAGGCGTATAAATTCGCATAGCTTCCAGCTTATCTCTGGCGAACGCAGGTTGCGTGCCAGCAAACTGGCCGGTTTAACGCAGATACCAGCCTATATCCGCAGTGCCAATGATCAGCAAATGCTGGAGATGGCGCTGATTGAGAACATTCAGCGCGAAGATCTGAATGCTATAGAGGTTGCGCTCAGCTTTCAGCGGATGATAGATGAGTTGAAACTGAAGCAGGAAGAGCTTGGAGATCGCGTTAGCAAAAATCGCAGCACTGTTACCAACTATTTGCGGCTGCTTAAACTACCGCCAACCATTCAATTATCACTGCGCGATGGCGAGATCAGCATGGGCCACGCAAAGGCTTTACTGGCCGTTGATAACCCCGCTACACAAATATACATTCACCAGCAAATTTTAAAGCAGGGCCTCTCTGTACGGAAAGTTGAAGAGATGGTACGTGAGATGGCCAGCGCGCCCGATAAACGGGAAGGCAAACAGCCGGAGCAGCTCACTTTCCAGATGCAAAAGATCCAGGATGACCTGGCTTCCAAATTCAGCACAAAGGTTAAGTTAAAAGTTAATACCCAAGGCAATGGATCGATAGAAATACCGTTCCTATCAGATGACGATCTGGGCCGGATACTGGAAATGCTGGATTGGTAA
- a CDS encoding 4-hydroxy-tetrahydrodipicolinate reductase — MKIALLGYGKMGKIIEQIALDRKHEIVLKINQTNLHDLTAENLQQADVAIEFSTPATVLDNIAACFAAGVPIVVGTTGWYNMLSGIKEKCEAGNHSLLYGTNFSVGVNIYFHVNKVLAKLMNNYPYYDVQVEEIHHTQKLDSPSGTAITIAEGVINNLDSKAGWVNILSGDESADDSSVPTDQLLIESHRIENVPGTHTVIYDSEVDSIEFKHTAHNRNGFALGAVLAAEWLKDRKGCYSVEDMFNFSNQ; from the coding sequence ATGAAGATCGCATTATTAGGCTATGGCAAAATGGGCAAGATCATTGAACAAATAGCCCTGGACCGTAAACACGAGATCGTTTTAAAGATAAACCAAACTAACCTGCACGACCTTACTGCCGAAAACCTGCAACAGGCCGATGTAGCCATTGAGTTTAGTACCCCCGCCACGGTTTTAGATAATATTGCCGCTTGTTTCGCAGCAGGTGTACCTATTGTGGTGGGCACTACCGGCTGGTACAACATGCTTTCCGGCATCAAAGAAAAATGTGAAGCCGGTAATCACTCGCTCCTGTATGGTACCAACTTTAGCGTAGGGGTAAATATTTATTTCCATGTAAATAAGGTGCTGGCCAAGCTGATGAATAACTACCCGTACTACGATGTGCAGGTAGAAGAGATCCACCACACCCAAAAGCTGGATTCGCCAAGCGGAACAGCCATTACTATTGCCGAGGGCGTGATCAACAACCTGGATAGCAAAGCCGGCTGGGTTAATATTTTATCAGGCGATGAATCTGCAGACGACAGCAGTGTACCAACTGATCAGCTGCTGATAGAATCGCACCGGATAGAGAATGTACCCGGCACGCATACCGTTATTTACGATTCTGAAGTGGATAGCATTGAGTTTAAACACACGGCGCATAACCGTAATGGTTTTGCCTTAGGTGCCGTACTGGCGGCTGAGTGGTTAAAAGACAGGAAAGGATGCTATTCTGTTGAGGATATGTTTAATTTTAGCAATCAGTAG
- a CDS encoding S26 family signal peptidase, with translation MNWKFWNKNTQEKKKKSATREWTDAIIFAVIAATLIRTLFIEAYTIPTPSMERSLLVGDFLFVSKVNYGARTPMTPISFPFAHHTMPLIGTKAYWDGIKLPYYRLPGLSEVKKGDVVVFNYPMEADSPYYRPVDKRENYIKRCQGAPGDTIALLNAQVYVNGKPAPNPPGEQTDYSIGNNGVPLNPEILDELKVTTYEGSMYPTMTKEAAAKLKGYSNITSIVPNIKQKGLADPSSPVFPAAYPKYKLSQNNKDFDWNVDNFGPIIIPKKGWTVKLDSLTLPVYGRAIEVYEGNKLQITNGKVFINDKQADSYTFKMNYYWMMGDNRHNSADSRYWGFVPEDHIVGKALFIWMSWDDNGSFLSKIRWNRLFRGIN, from the coding sequence ATGAACTGGAAATTCTGGAACAAGAATACGCAAGAGAAAAAAAAGAAAAGTGCCACACGTGAGTGGACAGACGCGATCATCTTTGCGGTAATTGCCGCTACCCTGATCCGCACCCTGTTTATTGAGGCCTATACTATACCCACACCATCAATGGAACGTTCCCTTTTAGTAGGGGATTTTTTGTTTGTGAGCAAGGTTAACTATGGTGCACGTACGCCTATGACGCCAATTTCCTTTCCTTTTGCGCATCATACCATGCCGCTAATAGGTACCAAGGCTTATTGGGACGGGATTAAATTGCCGTACTACCGCCTGCCGGGTTTAAGCGAAGTTAAAAAAGGTGACGTAGTGGTTTTTAACTATCCTATGGAGGCCGATTCTCCATATTACAGGCCGGTAGATAAACGGGAAAATTATATTAAACGTTGCCAGGGTGCCCCGGGCGATACCATTGCCTTACTGAATGCACAGGTATATGTTAACGGCAAACCTGCGCCAAACCCGCCGGGTGAGCAAACGGACTATTCTATCGGGAACAACGGAGTTCCTTTGAATCCCGAGATTTTGGACGAGTTAAAGGTTACTACCTACGAAGGGTCTATGTATCCCACCATGACCAAGGAGGCCGCTGCTAAGCTGAAGGGGTACTCTAACATTACATCCATCGTACCAAACATCAAGCAAAAAGGATTAGCAGATCCGTCAAGCCCCGTATTCCCTGCGGCTTATCCTAAATATAAGCTTAGCCAAAACAACAAAGATTTTGATTGGAATGTAGATAATTTTGGTCCTATCATCATCCCTAAAAAGGGTTGGACGGTTAAATTGGATAGCTTAACCCTGCCGGTTTATGGGCGTGCTATTGAGGTGTATGAAGGCAACAAACTGCAAATAACCAATGGTAAGGTATTTATAAACGATAAGCAAGCCGATAGCTACACTTTTAAAATGAACTACTACTGGATGATGGGTGACAACCGCCATAATTCGGCCGATTCAAGATATTGGGGATTTGTGCCCGAAGACCACATTGTTGGCAAAGCACTATTTATTTGGATGAGCTGGGATGATAATGGATCGTTTTTAAGCAAGATCCGCTGGAACAGGTTGTTCAGAGGGATTAATTAA
- a CDS encoding penicillin amidase encodes MKKLFFIFILSFPAVVLAQKYTAAEIARYQRQSQSVTIIRDNYGTPHIYAKTDAAVVFGLMYTQCEENFKGIERNYLYQMGLQSQADGGAPLYTDVQLQLIADSADAITDYKSSAPSFKKLLDAFADGVNYYLYKHPEVKPLVFKKFKPWYALMFTDGSVAATETGDITPKETELFYGKRENTVGAVFNPNSIINTHEDKETGSNGFAISPSRTASGNAMLYINPHVPFYFRSEVGLQSEEGLHAYGAVTWGQFFIYQGFNAHCGWMHTSSYADVGDMYAEKVVKKNGKWFYEYDGKLKPVTEKKLKMQVKKGDALVPVEITAYYTHHGPVLATRGGKWLALKHYNRSYKALLESWLITKANNYDAYKTAMNLLANTSNNTVYADDKGNTAFWYGDFIPKRNPTFNWAVPVDGSTSATEWKGPHTLNELVQVHNPATGYIQNCNSTPFTSAGTASPDQTKFPLYMAPNDENYRGINAINLLKDAKQLTLDGLIAKGYDHYLTFFDDVLPALFAAYDQAPDTLKSKLAEPISLLKQWDRRTAVNSVPSTLAVEWGTLIFRAMPPALPGENSYQVKRVRELLKNLPGQTQLAMLSTVISDLQSRFGTWQMAWGDINRYQRPPAGTGFDDAAPSLPVGSTSSNFGQLPSFQSKLMPGTKKRYGFSGNSFIAAVEFGAVVKAKSIITGGHSFDTTSPNFTDQAQGYIDGNFKDVLFYRADVLKNAVKTYHP; translated from the coding sequence ATGAAAAAACTATTCTTCATATTTATATTATCATTTCCGGCTGTTGTGTTGGCCCAGAAATATACAGCTGCAGAGATAGCCCGGTATCAGCGGCAATCTCAGTCGGTTACTATTATCCGGGATAATTATGGTACGCCGCATATATATGCAAAAACAGATGCAGCTGTGGTGTTTGGTTTAATGTATACCCAATGCGAAGAAAATTTTAAAGGGATTGAACGCAATTATCTTTATCAAATGGGCCTGCAAAGCCAGGCGGATGGTGGCGCACCCTTGTACACCGATGTGCAGTTACAGCTTATTGCAGATAGTGCTGATGCCATAACGGACTATAAGTCCAGCGCACCTTCCTTTAAAAAATTGCTGGATGCTTTTGCAGATGGTGTTAATTATTATTTGTACAAACATCCCGAAGTAAAACCCCTGGTATTTAAAAAGTTTAAGCCCTGGTATGCATTGATGTTTACCGATGGCAGCGTTGCCGCTACCGAAACAGGCGATATTACCCCAAAGGAAACTGAATTGTTCTATGGCAAGCGGGAAAACACTGTCGGTGCGGTGTTCAATCCCAATAGCATCATTAATACCCACGAGGATAAGGAAACCGGTTCTAATGGTTTTGCTATCTCCCCATCGCGTACAGCATCAGGAAATGCTATGTTATACATTAACCCTCACGTGCCTTTTTATTTTCGCAGCGAAGTGGGCCTGCAAAGTGAGGAAGGCTTGCATGCTTACGGCGCCGTAACCTGGGGTCAGTTTTTTATTTACCAGGGCTTTAATGCGCATTGTGGCTGGATGCATACCAGCAGTTATGCCGATGTGGGTGATATGTATGCGGAAAAAGTGGTAAAGAAAAATGGTAAGTGGTTTTACGAGTACGATGGTAAATTAAAGCCCGTAACCGAAAAAAAACTGAAGATGCAGGTTAAAAAAGGTGATGCGTTGGTACCCGTTGAAATCACCGCCTATTATACGCACCACGGCCCGGTACTTGCCACCCGCGGAGGTAAATGGTTGGCACTTAAACACTATAACCGGTCATACAAGGCACTGTTAGAATCCTGGCTTATTACGAAGGCTAATAATTATGATGCGTATAAAACGGCCATGAATCTGTTGGCTAATACCAGCAACAATACCGTTTATGCGGATGACAAAGGCAATACTGCCTTTTGGTATGGAGACTTTATCCCGAAACGTAACCCAACGTTTAATTGGGCTGTGCCGGTTGATGGCAGTACCTCTGCCACTGAATGGAAAGGGCCGCATACGCTGAACGAGTTAGTACAGGTGCACAATCCGGCTACAGGATACATTCAAAATTGCAACTCTACTCCGTTTACCTCAGCTGGCACTGCCAGTCCCGATCAAACAAAATTCCCATTGTATATGGCTCCTAATGATGAGAACTATCGGGGCATTAATGCCATCAATCTTTTGAAAGATGCCAAACAGCTCACCCTGGACGGTCTTATCGCCAAAGGATATGATCATTATTTAACCTTTTTTGATGATGTGCTGCCTGCGCTGTTCGCAGCATATGATCAAGCGCCAGATACCTTGAAAAGCAAACTTGCGGAACCAATTAGCCTATTGAAACAGTGGGACAGGCGTACAGCGGTAAATTCAGTGCCTTCCACTTTGGCGGTTGAGTGGGGCACGCTTATTTTCCGTGCAATGCCGCCAGCCCTCCCGGGAGAAAATAGTTACCAGGTTAAACGGGTAAGGGAATTGCTTAAAAACCTGCCAGGCCAAACACAATTAGCGATGTTGAGCACCGTTATAAGTGATTTGCAGAGCCGGTTCGGTACCTGGCAAATGGCTTGGGGTGATATAAACCGTTATCAACGCCCTCCAGCCGGAACCGGGTTTGACGATGCCGCGCCCAGCCTACCAGTGGGATCAACGTCCTCTAATTTTGGCCAGTTGCCATCTTTCCAAAGCAAACTTATGCCAGGTACCAAAAAGCGCTATGGCTTCTCGGGTAACAGCTTTATTGCGGCTGTAGAATTTGGGGCGGTAGTAAAGGCCAAATCTATTATTACGGGCGGGCATTCATTTGACACCACCTCCCCAAACTTTACCGACCAGGCCCAAGGATATATCGATGGTAACTTTAAAGACGTATTGTTTTACCGCGCAGATGTATTAAAAAATGCGGTGAAAACTTATCATCCGTAA
- a CDS encoding MFS transporter: protein MPDGDQPQPQKPDSFAALRYKDFRSYIGMRFFFTFAYQMQTTVLGFYIYELTHSKIALAFIGLAEAVPAVGIALYGGYVADKYEKRKMLLLIFSGVCMAALTMFIVTLQSAHAYVRTDWVLPILYSMIFCNGVARAFYGPATFTIYAQSIPKDLYPNGSTWSSSSWQVASILGPFVGGFVYGFAPHIIPGLSGITATFGIILIFMLISLVLVYLLRQFPPVFIPKENIWKSLKEGLNFVFTNKIMFYAMSLDLFSVFFGGVVALLPVFALDILKVGAEGLGTMRMASSLGAALTMLIMIRFSPLNRPWRNLLIAITGFGLCIIGFGLSHIFYLSLIFLFLQGAFDSVSVIIRGTLMQLLTPDQMRGRVSAVNSMFIGSSNEIGDFESGVAAKLFGTIPAVLFGGTMTLLIVSITFLKTRKLLPLSISQIQAPEAAEKTE, encoded by the coding sequence GTGCCAGACGGAGATCAACCACAACCCCAAAAACCAGATTCATTTGCAGCCTTGCGGTATAAGGATTTTCGATCCTACATTGGCATGCGCTTCTTCTTTACATTTGCTTATCAAATGCAAACAACGGTGCTGGGTTTCTATATTTATGAACTAACTCACAGTAAAATTGCATTAGCATTTATTGGGCTTGCAGAAGCTGTACCTGCTGTAGGCATAGCGCTATACGGTGGCTATGTTGCTGATAAATATGAAAAACGAAAAATGCTGCTGCTGATATTTAGCGGCGTTTGTATGGCCGCCCTTACTATGTTTATCGTTACGCTACAAAGTGCTCATGCGTACGTACGAACAGACTGGGTACTGCCAATACTGTACAGCATGATATTCTGCAATGGCGTGGCCCGTGCTTTTTACGGCCCGGCTACCTTTACTATTTATGCGCAAAGCATCCCAAAAGATTTATATCCGAACGGGAGTACCTGGAGTAGCTCCAGCTGGCAGGTAGCTTCTATTCTGGGGCCCTTTGTTGGTGGCTTTGTTTATGGCTTTGCGCCTCACATCATCCCGGGGCTAAGCGGCATAACGGCAACATTTGGTATCATACTCATTTTTATGCTGATTTCGCTGGTGCTGGTTTACCTGTTGCGCCAGTTTCCGCCGGTATTCATCCCCAAAGAAAACATCTGGAAAAGTTTGAAAGAAGGGCTAAACTTTGTATTTACCAACAAGATCATGTTTTACGCAATGAGCCTCGATCTGTTTTCGGTATTTTTTGGTGGCGTGGTAGCACTGCTACCGGTATTTGCGCTGGATATATTAAAAGTTGGAGCCGAAGGACTGGGTACTATGCGCATGGCATCCTCCCTTGGCGCGGCGCTTACGATGCTCATCATGATCAGATTTTCGCCCCTTAACAGGCCCTGGCGCAATTTGCTAATTGCTATAACCGGTTTTGGCTTGTGTATCATTGGCTTTGGTTTATCCCATATATTTTACTTGTCGCTAATATTCCTTTTTTTGCAGGGTGCATTTGATAGTGTGAGCGTGATCATAAGGGGTACGTTAATGCAATTGCTTACTCCAGATCAAATGCGGGGGCGTGTATCTGCGGTAAATTCCATGTTTATCGGCTCATCTAACGAAATTGGTGATTTTGAATCGGGCGTGGCTGCTAAACTCTTTGGTACCATCCCTGCCGTGTTATTTGGCGGCACCATGACGCTGCTCATTGTAAGTATCACTTTTTTAAAAACACGGAAACTGCTACCGCTTTCTATATCACAGATCCAGGCACCGGAGGCTGCTGAAAAAACAGAATGA
- a CDS encoding peptidase M28 encodes MKKYLLLLLSFSLAATTLKAQDSLIIRKLYDEALVNGQCYENLRYLCKSIGPRLSGSLNAQKSVEWSKKLMDTYGFDKVYLQEVMVPHWVRGEKEQAFIIDGKTRIPVAIAALGMSVATPKAGLTANVIEVKSLKELETLGESVIKGKIVFFNRAFDPRFIETGAAYGSAGDQRFAGPAAAARYGAIGVIVRSLTESLDNYPHTGATLYDTSGKTKIIPAAAISTIAANKLSHLLKLRKLPLIKFYFKQSCALLPDEKSYNVIGEITGTDNPNKYITVGGHLDSWDLAEGAHDDGTGVMQSVEVLRIFKATGYKPKNSVRAVLFMNEENGHKGGTKYAELAAKNKEEHIAAIETDEGGFTPRGFSFEGASSSKLKEINRNWKTLLEPYEADRLVAGGGGTDISPLKETVPSVMLMGFRPDSQRYFDIHHTPNNVFENVNKRELELGAAAIAAMVYLIDQHGL; translated from the coding sequence ATGAAAAAATATTTACTGCTTCTTCTCTCCTTTTCGCTGGCTGCTACAACTTTAAAAGCCCAGGATTCCCTAATCATTCGTAAGCTTTATGATGAGGCTTTGGTGAATGGGCAATGCTATGAAAACCTGCGTTATTTGTGTAAAAGTATTGGCCCCCGTTTAAGTGGCTCTTTGAATGCACAAAAATCTGTTGAATGGAGCAAGAAGTTGATGGATACTTACGGCTTTGATAAGGTTTACCTGCAGGAAGTAATGGTACCCCATTGGGTGCGGGGAGAAAAAGAGCAAGCTTTTATAATTGATGGTAAAACCCGAATCCCGGTGGCCATTGCAGCCTTGGGCATGTCGGTAGCTACACCTAAAGCGGGGCTTACTGCCAATGTAATTGAAGTGAAAAGTTTAAAAGAACTGGAGACATTAGGCGAAAGTGTTATAAAAGGCAAGATCGTTTTCTTTAATCGTGCTTTCGATCCCCGTTTTATTGAGACGGGCGCAGCATATGGCAGTGCAGGCGACCAACGCTTTGCCGGCCCTGCAGCCGCAGCCAGATACGGCGCTATTGGGGTAATTGTACGCTCGTTGACAGAATCTCTTGATAATTATCCGCATACCGGCGCTACACTTTATGACACTAGCGGCAAAACTAAAATTATCCCGGCGGCAGCTATCTCAACCATTGCGGCCAATAAATTAAGCCATCTGCTTAAATTACGGAAGCTGCCACTTATCAAATTTTATTTTAAACAAAGCTGCGCTTTACTTCCCGACGAAAAATCATATAACGTAATTGGCGAAATTACGGGCACCGACAACCCTAACAAATACATTACTGTTGGTGGGCACCTGGATTCATGGGATCTTGCTGAAGGTGCACATGACGATGGAACCGGTGTAATGCAGTCGGTAGAAGTGTTGCGTATTTTTAAAGCCACCGGCTATAAACCAAAAAACTCGGTACGTGCTGTATTGTTCATGAATGAGGAGAATGGCCACAAAGGCGGGACGAAATATGCCGAGCTGGCAGCTAAAAATAAAGAAGAACACATCGCCGCAATAGAAACTGACGAGGGCGGCTTTACACCGCGCGGTTTTAGCTTCGAGGGCGCCTCCTCATCAAAACTTAAAGAGATCAATAGAAATTGGAAAACACTGCTGGAACCATATGAGGCAGACAGACTGGTTGCGGGCGGCGGCGGCACTGATATTAGCCCGCTAAAGGAGACTGTTCCATCGGTGATGCTTATGGGCTTCCGGCCCGACTCGCAGCGTTACTTTGATATCCATCATACACCAAACAATGTGTTTGAAAACGTAAACAAACGGGAGCTGGAGCTGGGTGCCGCAGCAATAGCGGCAATGGTATATCTGATAGACCAACACGGATTATAG